The sequence GTGTCCCCGCACGATGAATGCGCAGCATTATAACCGCCACCATTTCCGCCAGCGTACATCGTACAGGTAGTTGCCGGCGTCTTGTTAACGGCCGCTCCACCTGCCACGCCACCGGAGTATAGGGTACAAGCAGTTGCGGGAGTTTTGTTAGTGGTCGCTCCACTTGCCACGCCGCCGGCATACGGGGTGCAGCTAATAGCGCCCGTTGCATTTCCGGTATATCCTGAACCACCGCCGCCTGTAAAAGGCGCCTGACCGTAGCCCATATGCGCTACCAGGCAAACTATCAAAAGTAAGATCACTCTTTTCATACAATTGTTATTGTCGTCTTGATACACCACGTCCACTGAATGAGTGGCTACGGCCTTTGCCATCGGGTGAGGGCACCGATGTATTGATAATATGGGCGTTTCTGTCCGATGTACGCAAGAATATTCCACTAAACTGGCTCGACCAGGCGCCGCCGCGGGCAGTAAAGGTGTAGTACTGGGTATTGATATCGCCCGGTGTTTGGCCCGGCCAGCCGGCATTGGCATAACCTGCATTGGGTGTTATGGAAAGTTCACCGTCCCCATGACTACCATTGAATGAAGGCCCTTTCCCAAACATCGAACTGTCTGCGTTATAGCAAAGTTCCAGTACATTCCCGCTCATTTCCATGACTCCGTAATAAGCGGCGCCTGCCTCTACTCTTGAGGTACTCGCTTTTGCTGCAAAACCACAACGAAGAGGTCCTCTTGGTCCGGATATATTATAAAGTGCTGGCCCCGTTCCCGGAGCAATATAATTGCTGATCGTTTCGTTGGGCATCCCGTCTGTACCAGTCGTGATCGTATCGGCATTCGTAATGCCACTGGTACCCCAGGCAAATTCAGCGGCTACCGGTGTATTCGCTCCCCGGCAAATCTTTTCAAATTCCAGCTCAGTCATTGGACTGAGCGCTGCCCAATCCAGGTAAGCTATCAGGTCTTCAATCCCTACCCAGTTGCAGGCCCTGTCCGGCGCCGACGCCACCATCGCTGGCCACGTGCCTGAAATGGTATACCGTGACAGGCCAATATGTGCCGCGTCATAGCGGTTCAGGAAAGCATCATTTGAAATGGCATTCAGGAAGTCAGCATACTGACCCTGCGATAGCTCGTACTTCATACAATAGAAAGCATTGTACCCTTTCGGATAAGCGTCAGGTAGGGTAAAAGATCCACTTGTATTGGACGTGCTCCATAAATTCGAACCGGAATTACTCATTGTAATGGCTCCTTCACTGGTGATGAGGTAAGGGTCATCGGTCGTGCCTGTCTTGAAGCGGTAAGTGGAAACGCCATCTCCG comes from Paraflavitalea devenefica and encodes:
- a CDS encoding formylglycine-generating enzyme family protein — protein: MRQYYLICYYLLALSFPAAANNLRIGPVTETVAGSDHFLHFTISWENSWRITGSPGNRDAVWLFVKRRDCSAVQWLHANLGDQDSAHSAGTPLFVDAYADKKGVMIYRSTTGTGSIDSVSIQLKLDAPPAGDYEYKVFGIEMVYINEGAFYLGDGVSTYRFKTGTTDDPYLITSEGAITMSNSGSNLWSTSNTSGSFTLPDAYPKGYNAFYCMKYELSQGQYADFLNAISNDAFLNRYDAAHIGLSRYTISGTWPAMVASAPDRACNWVGIEDLIAYLDWAALSPMTELEFEKICRGANTPVAAEFAWGTSGITNADTITTGTDGMPNETISNYIAPGTGPALYNISGPRGPLRCGFAAKASTSRVEAGAAYYGVMEMSGNVLELCYNADSSMFGKGPSFNGSHGDGELSITPNAGYANAGWPGQTPGDINTQYYTFTARGGAWSSQFSGIFLRTSDRNAHIINTSVPSPDGKGRSHSFSGRGVSRRQ